A region of the Pseudomonadota bacterium genome:
ACAGAGATAACCGTCCAGTCGAATACTCAGGCCTCGGGCGGGACGATTAGCCCGGCAGCGACCCTGCAGCAGGTCATTGAGGTTGTCGTCGAGGACAGCGTTGGCCCAGTGGCCACGATCTCGCCCGACGCGATCATCGTGAGCGAATCGCCCAATGCGTCGATCACCGTCGAGTCGAATACGCAGGCCTCGGGTGGCTCGATTTCGCCTGCCGCACAGATCGACGGCGAGCAGATCGCAGCGATCGTAGTACAGAGCAACACGCAGGCGTTCGGGGGCAGCATTGCTCCTGACGCGACGCTGGCAGGTCCGGCTGCGGTCAGCATCACTGTAAGCGGCAACACGCAGGCTTCTGGCGGCTCGATCGGGCCGAACGTGATCATCGTTGAACTCGGTGGGGGGCAATCCGTTGTCGCATCCGAGGCAAGCTTCCAGGCGCCCGATGATGACCGGACGATCAAGTGGCGGGACATCGATTCGAACGAATTCATGGAGTGGCCGGCGCCGGTCGGTCCAGGCGAGACACAGGCTCGCTACTCCGACCTGTCTGCGCTCCTTGAGAACGGTGCACAGCTGACCGCGGCAACTGCGAACTTCATCAGTTCAACGATCATCAGTGATGGCGTGCTGCCTCAGAACGAGGACTCGGCTACCGAGGCCGTCACGCTCTCGTCGCTGCAGTTCGATACCGAGGGCAGGCTGCGGCTGTTCGTGACGGGCACAGTTGACGAGCGCGCCTACCAGGTGCGGATGACGGCGACTGCTGACTCCGGCGAGGTGTGGGAGCGCTACGTGCGAATGATCGGGCGGGACCGAGGCAGGCTGTAGTGCCCGTCTCACTGTCGACCGGCGGCGCTGATCTGCGCGGCCTGAGGCGTCTCGCTCGAGAGTACCCGGCCAAGGTCGTGCGGCCCGCCATGGTGCGCACGGTCAACGAGCTGACGCGCAACGCTACGGTGGAGGCACGCAAGCAGGTGCGCAAGGAGCGCCGGCTCAAGGCGCGGGACATCAAGAACACCTTCCGCATCAAGAAGGCGGTGGCGCGCGATCCGAACGCGGTGATCACAGCGCTGCGCATTCCGATCCCGCTGGCGCGCTACGGACCGCGGCAGACGAAGCGGGGCGTGACCTACAACGCCACTGGCAAGCGCGAGCTCTGGCGGCCGAAGCCGGGCCACTCGAAGTCGTTCCTCGTGCCCAAGGGCGCGGGCAAGGCGGGTGGCCACGTGTTCACGCGTAAGCCTGGCTCTAAGCGCTTGCCGATCGAGAAGGCCTTTGGGCCGCCGGTGTGGACACGCTTCGCTGAGGAGGAGGTGCAGAAGGCGCTCAACAGCCTTCTCGACTCCAGGGCAGAGGTCGTGTTCGACCGCAACTTTCGTTTCTACGCGCGACGTGCGGGGTTCCTGCCGTGAGGCTACGCAGATGGTTCTCGGGCTCGATGGGCTTGACCCTCACCCGGGCAGAGCGGAACTACCGCGACACATGGCCAGGGGCTGCATTCGCTGGCGCCCAGACGGTGTGCGTAGGGGCATGGGTACCGGTGCCGTTCGCTGGCAAGCAGGTGGCCGAATGGAGGCTCTAGCGTGGGCCACCCTCGTGCTCAGCGCGGCCAACGCCGCTGCCCTGGTCTTCGTCGCGCTGTTCCTCTGGCGCATGTGGAGCGGCCAGGTGCAGCCCATGAGCAAGGCAGTGACGGACGAGGGCAAGCGCCTCAGGGACCGGCTGGTCGACCTGATCGGTGCCGGCGAGCGAACGAAGACAGCAATCACCAAGGCAGGACGAACCGATGACGACTGAGCGTGTGGAGATCCCCGAGACCGTGCCCGGCGCAAGCGAGCGTTGGCCAGGCGACACCCCGGCCCAGGCCGTGCAGGACGGTGCCGCATATGTGCACGACGTCATCGACGCCGGCATCGTGGCCGCCAACGAAGTGGAGCTGATGGGCGCGCGCATCGCTGAGCTGCGAGCAGCTGCCGATCGGGCGAAGAAGGCGATCGACATGGCCACGGGCGCGGGGGACAACCCTTGAACCGCCGCGACTTCCTGCGGCTGGGCGCTAGCGCTGCCGTTGCGGCCGCCGCTCCCCCGACCGCCCTGGCCCTGGCGGCACCTCGGCGCCCACTGCAGTCACCTAAGGAATGGGCTGCGTCCAATCGTGGCCTTCGTAGCAACACCATCGCCTCGGTGGTTTGCGATGAGCCGGACGGGTGGCTAGACAGCGCCCCCGAGGCGCAACCACTCAGCGCGTGCGCCGCATTGCCTGCAGGCGACGCGCCTTACAAGTACATGTAGGTTCGGGTGCCAGCGGCCAGTGGGAAGACGGACATCCTGGAAACCGAGCGGCGGGTATTCACCAACGCGGCCGAACTGGTCTATCGCATCGGGGGCGGCAGGTTCGCTCTGGAATGGTGGACGGTTCGCACGTTGTCATCTATGGATTTTGTACCGGTGGTGATGCCGGCGCCTACCAGTTGCCCCCGCACCATTCCTTAGCCTCGAGGTCGCTGGGTCGCTCGTCCATCTCGGCGCGGTTCTGAATCTCCTTGGCGGCGACGTCGAGCCCCCAGTTGCGGAACAGCATGTGGGACTTGTACTCGCGGCACACCCGCTTGTCTGTGGCGGCGGCGAGCGTATCGGTGCGGCGCTCCTGCATGTCGGTGATGTAGGCAGCGCAGCCGCTCAGCATCAGTAGGGCGGCGATCAACGTGAGTCGTAGCATCCGGGGGCTCCTTGGGTGGCTGACGCTTAGGTTAGCGACAGTCGCGCCGGGATTCCCTCACGTGAACGTGATGTACATGTCGCCGTCTAGGTCGATGCCTGTCGCGTTTACGACTAGATCGCCGTCGCGGCAAGAGAGTGACGGCGACCAATATCGCGCGCTGCTAGACACCTGGACCCATAAGTCCTCTCGGCCTATCGCTAGCCGGATACGCCTAGCCAACTTATCAGCTGTTCGTCGATCCATCTCGTAGCGACACCATAGGCCCAGCGTCGTTACGTCATTGTCTTCCGGCGGGGTGACCGACTCGATGCCGACCATCCGCTCTAACTCCGGCAGCTCTGTGAT
Encoded here:
- a CDS encoding phage tail protein, encoding MPVSLSTGGADLRGLRRLAREYPAKVVRPAMVRTVNELTRNATVEARKQVRKERRLKARDIKNTFRIKKAVARDPNAVITALRIPIPLARYGPRQTKRGVTYNATGKRELWRPKPGHSKSFLVPKGAGKAGGHVFTRKPGSKRLPIEKAFGPPVWTRFAEEEVQKALNSLLDSRAEVVFDRNFRFYARRAGFLP